The sequence CCCCGGGTCGTCGGGTATGTGCATCTTCCTGTACGTGCCGAGCATCTTCCCGTCCGCGTCGATGGCCACGGCGCTGTTGTGGTAGAGCCCCGGGGCCCGCTTCTCGAAAAGGGGCACGATGAGGACGACGCCGAGTTCGGCGGCTAGCCTTGAGAAGGCCTCCGTCGACGGTCCTGGGATCGTCTCGGCGAGGTCGAAAAACGATGGGTCGTGCGTCTGTGGGAAGTAGAGCGAGCGGTAGAGCTCTTGGAGGCAGATGATCTCGGCCCCGCGACGGGCCGCATCGCGCACGGCCTGCATCGAGCGTTCCATGTTCTTCACGGGGTCGGTGCCGGCCTTCGCCTGGACGAGTCCGATCGTGACCGAGGTCGGTCGCGGCTTATGCATCGCGCCTGTTACCGTCGAATCCATCTTTAAAGTGTTCCCAAAGTCACGCCCGTTCTTGGGCCCCGTCTCAGGACCGCGTCCGTCCGTTGCTCGACGCCCGTCTCATTGACGTTCCCATACGTCGCCGGTGGGGTGGCGTTCCGAATGCAGTTCCCCGGCGTCCTCCAGGTCGCGAAGCATCTCGTAGGCCTCTTCGATGCTTGTGCCGAGGACCTCTGCGACTTCGCGGGTCGCTATCCGCTCGGTCTCACCGATGAAATCCGGCAACCGGGGTGCCTCGCGCGCGACGAGTAGCTTGCCGGCGAAGGTCTCAAGAGTCGAAAGGAGCGCCGGAAGACTCTGGAAACCCACGATGTTGCCCGTCTTGTCACCGCTACGCACCATGATGGTCGGATACGATTCGAGCCCGCTTGCCTGGAAGCGGCGGACCCGCTCTTCGAATTCGCGAGTGGGCTCCCCGGACTCCATCGCCTCCGTGAAGGCCGCGGCATCGATGCCGATTGATTCGGCGACCTCGAGCCCCACTTGGGCACGTGAGATGTTGCGCCCGTCCAGATAAGCTGCCTCGCGTAGCGCCCGGAGGTATTGTGCTTCCGCCCCGGGCGACAAGAGGCGGACCGCGTGGGTGAAGATGCATGCCGGATACGTGCTCTCGGGCCGATCGGTGCGGACCGCGTCGAGGCGGATGGGCATGCCGGTCGTGCGCTGCACCGTCGCAAAGAATCGTTCTATGTCGAAGCCCACCACCTTGGGGTCCGGCATGGATTCGAACATGCCGCCGACGACCGAGCGGAATTCTATCCCGGGGTAACGGAGTTCGATCGTGCGCCGGACGGGTTCGAAACCCCAGCACCAGATGCTCCACGGGTCGGTCAGGAGTTCGACCCGGACTTTTCCCCGCGGCACGGGCTCGGGGTCGTCGTTCATCTCCTTCAAGTACCCGAGCGCCCACTGGCTGGGTGTCGCGATCTCGGCGCCACTTTCCGGAGGCGTCATCTTATCCACATGAGCAGCTAGCCGCGACGCCTAATAGAGGCTTCGGTTACGAGGATGACACCGGAAGGTAGTGCTGCCAGGATGGCGCGGCGACGCTCATGCCGCCACGATGAACCGCGAGGATCGCGCCGCGGCGAAGGCACAACCCTGCGGCGCCGAGGTCCCACTATTCGATGGCCACGATAGAATCGCCTTTTGTCACGGGTCCACCCGCGACGACGCGGGCCCGACCGGGCTAACGTCCCGGGTCGTTCCCCGCGTTCGCGTCGTCTATCCCATGGCGGGTCTACCCAACGGGGTCGCGTAGCGCGGGTAGTCGACCTTCGGCGGTTCCACGTTCTTCGACCAGAACGCCGCTAGCACCTCGCCCCGGTGCCACTGTTCGTGGGTGAAGATGGTGAAGACCAAATCCTGTACCGTGAAGTCCTTCTTCGCGAACCCCTCGACTTCGATGGGTATCTGTCGCAGGAGGTCGGTTTCCGAGAGCCCGTCAACGTTCTTGTGGGTGCGCGAGCGGGCCGCGCGCCAGTACGCCTCGACGGGCACGAGTTCCCCCCACTCTTTGGTCGAGTGGCGGGCGACCATCATCTTCTCACCCTCCAACGCGTCGTTGTAGTAGTTCTCGATGTTCGCGATGTGCGTCATGATGCCAAGCGGCGTCATGAACGAGAAATCCACGGGGCTTACGAGGAGTTCGGCGGGGGCCGCTCTCATGGCGGGCCACCACTTGTCCTGCAAGGCGTCCGAGAAGGCGAGCATCCGGTGGACGGATATGGCCATGACCTTGGAACACGCACGTGGGTAATCATGGTTACCGACACCAGCCCCGGCCCCCGGTCCTCTTCCACGCGTCGGAAGGGCTGTACCGCCGTCGAATTCAAATGCAAACAGGTGTTTTGCGCCTTGTCGGAGGAAGACACCATGGCAAAAACAGCGAAGATCTCAGACCTTGCAGAATACGTGTCGAAGAAGACCGGAATGAAGCCCCGCGACGCGCGCGAAGGCATCAAGACCACGTTCGACGGCATCGCGGCCCTCTTGAAGAAGAACGACCGCGTGTCCATCACGGGCATCGGCATCTTCGCGAAGACCGTGAAGCCCGCCCAGAAGGGAGGCCAGAAGGCCATCAACCCCTTCACGAAGGAACCCTACGTGACGAAGTCGAAGCCCGCACAGACGAAGGTCAAGTTCAGGCCCGGGAAAGGTTTCAAGCAGGGCTTCGGCGGCAAGTAAAGGAAACAGACCTCGCGTTACAAATCGTTCAACCACCGCGGTGGGGCACTTGCCCCGCCCGATATTTTTTCTTTTTCCCCCATTCTTCGCCGCCGCGTTTCGTTCCTACTCGCAACGCGCGGACGCCGTCTCGAAGGGGACGACGATGCAGGATCTCGTCGACTCACCGCTCCTTCCCGCGGGATTCACCGCCTTCACGAAGTAGTAGTATGTGAGGAAGGGGCCGCGGCCTCCATCGGTGAACGACGTGTCGTCCGGGGCGGTTAGCCCCACCAGTTGGCCTTGCGCCATACCGCTTGACGCACGATAGATCTCGTAACCCGTGAGTCCAGGGGCGTAAACGGGTGGCGACCATGATACCGTGACGCCGAGCGGCGGAATCCCTACTGCGGAGAAGCGGGCGATGACGTCGCGCGGTGGCCCCGGCGGAAGCCACGTCGTGGAGCTTGCGACTGCGCTCGCGGCCCCCTCGCCGACGACGGTCAACGAGGTGACGCGATAGAAACGCGTGACGCCTTGCCCGAGGCCGCCTTCAGTGAGATTCGTGGTGCTGGTGGCCGTCGATCCGATAAGTGCAAAGGGTCCCTCGGCCGCTTCAGCGCCGTAGACGCTGTAGCCGAGGAAGGGGGGCTTCGAGGGAATCTGGTCCGGTGACGCGCTCCAGGTCACCTTCAATTCGCCGTCACCGCATGGAGCGACAATGATGCTCGCCGGGGGACGCGAATAGTCCCAGACGGTCGCGGAGCGGCTCGTGGTCGGCTCGCTCTCGCCGACAGAGTTGACCGCCGTCAACCTGTAACACCACGTCGAGGCCGGCTCGAGTCCATCGTCACGATAGCCCCGGTTCACGGGGCTGCCGATTAGCGAGAACGCGCCCGCACAGGTGGGTGCCCGGTAGACGTTGTAGTGCGTGAGGTTCACCGTGTCGCCTCCGTCCCACCAGGGCCCGACCCAACTCATGCTGATGTTGCGGTTGCCGCCGACGGGCGTGAAAGCACCGCTCCAGCGAGGTTCCGTCGGCACCGTGGGCTCCAAGGCGCATCCACCCGCGTAGAGCGCGAAGTCGATCGTGGAGGCGTCCATCCCGCCCACTTGGATCCGATAGGTCTCTCCGATAGTGCAGTCGAACCAGACCTCGGGCGAGTGGATTCCTTCGTCCTCCCAGGACGTGGCGCAGGTGAGAAGTGAAAGGGAATCGACGGCGGCGCCCGTGTAGACGGCGAGCGTCGCGTACCATTGCGCGTCGAGTTGGACATGCATCTGGCCTTCGGAGATCGGTTCGGCCCGGAACCACAGGGTCTTTCCGGCGTTTCCGCACGGGGCCGGCTCCCCCGGTTCGGTGGTCGCCCCCGCGTTGTCGCCGTAAAGGGGCATGCCGAAGTGGTCTATGGGTGCGTCGAAGCAATCGTTCACCGGTGCGCCTTCGGGGCAACCGCCGGTCGCAGGCACGCTTGGCGCGAGCGGGACGAGAAGCAAGGCGACGACGAAGAGGACGAGTCGGGGGGAGACCGCCATGGCCTTGGATACGACCCGACCGCCTTGAATCCGACGCCCGATGCAAACCACGGGTTGCTAGTGAATTCCTATGACGAGGCAGGTTCGCCGTTGGACCGGAGCGCTCCCTGGAAATCCACATGGCGTTTCGCGGCACACCAAAGACCAATTGGTCAAGGGCGGGCTCGGGCCGCCAAACGCATCACGGCATGTAGATGAGCCGGCAATTGGAGCACATCACGACACGCCCCGTCTTCGGGTCGAAAGGCACACGCGTCATCTCGCCGCACTTGGAACACTTGGCGTCGAACATCTCGGTCCGGACGTGGTCTTTGGATCGCCAACTCATGGTGCCACGGCACATGGTAGGGCTTCTGGTCTATTAACTTCACGTCCCGGCGCTCCTCGTGCGTCCCGACTTCCCCCCGATGGGATTGCGGGAATCATGCTGGGAACCTTCATCACGCTCGGCGTCTTCGCCCTCCCCGTGCGTCTTCGTTACCGCCCTGAGGGGGACCGCCTCATCCTTCGCCTGGAAGAGATCTCGGGCGAAGAAACGCGCCTTTGGAAACTACTTCAGACCATGGGCTGCAGGACTGAAAGCGAGCAGGTGCCGGGGACGCTCACTTGGAGACGGTGGATCAAGGCCGTCGACTTTCCCCGCTTGGAACGCGCCTCGAAGTTGACGCGTTGGGAATTGGCGCCCGAAGCGGGCGAGGCGGTCGTCGCCAGCATCACCGGCCCAAGACTCACTTATGAATCCGAGCGACCGCTCGACCCGGCCGCGTTCATCGAAGCGGCCAAGTCCGACCCCGCCGTGGGTGGAAGCGCGCTGGCTAACGCCTATGCGACGTTCGACGCGTGGGTGCTAGCGAATCCCGTTTTCGCCAAAGACGGTCAAGCCGACCTCAAAGCACTTGCGAGCGCCATGGAGATCGCCCG is a genomic window of Euryarchaeota archaeon containing:
- a CDS encoding DinB family protein, whose translation is MAISVHRMLAFSDALQDKWWPAMRAAPAELLVSPVDFSFMTPLGIMTHIANIENYYNDALEGEKMMVARHSTKEWGELVPVEAYWRAARSRTHKNVDGLSETDLLRQIPIEVEGFAKKDFTVQDLVFTIFTHEQWHRGEVLAAFWSKNVEPPKVDYPRYATPLGRPAMG
- a CDS encoding DsbA family protein, which translates into the protein MDKMTPPESGAEIATPSQWALGYLKEMNDDPEPVPRGKVRVELLTDPWSIWCWGFEPVRRTIELRYPGIEFRSVVGGMFESMPDPKVVGFDIERFFATVQRTTGMPIRLDAVRTDRPESTYPACIFTHAVRLLSPGAEAQYLRALREAAYLDGRNISRAQVGLEVAESIGIDAAAFTEAMESGEPTREFEERVRRFQASGLESYPTIMVRSGDKTGNIVGFQSLPALLSTLETFAGKLLVAREAPRLPDFIGETERIATREVAEVLGTSIEEAYEMLRDLEDAGELHSERHPTGDVWERQ
- a CDS encoding HU family DNA-binding protein encodes the protein MAKTAKISDLAEYVSKKTGMKPRDAREGIKTTFDGIAALLKKNDRVSITGIGIFAKTVKPAQKGGQKAINPFTKEPYVTKSKPAQTKVKFRPGKGFKQGFGGK
- a CDS encoding fibronectin type III domain-containing protein encodes the protein MAVSPRLVLFVVALLLVPLAPSVPATGGCPEGAPVNDCFDAPIDHFGMPLYGDNAGATTEPGEPAPCGNAGKTLWFRAEPISEGQMHVQLDAQWYATLAVYTGAAVDSLSLLTCATSWEDEGIHSPEVWFDCTIGETYRIQVGGMDASTIDFALYAGGCALEPTVPTEPRWSGAFTPVGGNRNISMSWVGPWWDGGDTVNLTHYNVYRAPTCAGAFSLIGSPVNRGYRDDGLEPASTWCYRLTAVNSVGESEPTTSRSATVWDYSRPPASIIVAPCGDGELKVTWSASPDQIPSKPPFLGYSVYGAEAAEGPFALIGSTATSTTNLTEGGLGQGVTRFYRVTSLTVVGEGAASAVASSTTWLPPGPPRDVIARFSAVGIPPLGVTVSWSPPVYAPGLTGYEIYRASSGMAQGQLVGLTAPDDTSFTDGGRGPFLTYYYFVKAVNPAGRSGESTRSCIVVPFETASARCE